A genomic segment from Peribacillus sp. ACCC06369 encodes:
- a CDS encoding IS110 family transposase, translating to MNPVVGLDVAKGESQVQAFLDQSKPYGKSFSMKHIKEELDHLLDFLKEIEVVTGQMPMVILESTGHYHTPVIQYLEEQGILYILLNPIISYQAKKTSLRKVKTDAIDAYQLCVLYYKEDFEPHKIRGIQLLDLRNLSRQQEIVTNMYVEAKLQFHTILDQVFPEYRKVFGDLYSKVSLLMLKEYPTSEAVLTAGESRLAESVIEFCSSRSGQWAWGKAKKIMDSVSRNPFQKNVYESHVINLRMYIELLFHYQGHLSDLEDRIVALANELEEYKIIQSIPGIGEKIKATIISEIGEIDRFNHPKKLVAFAGVDPSVHSSGKFTATINRMTKRGSSRLRHSLYLAVLCGIRSSRNKKLKAFYDKKKSEGKPAKVSIVACVNKLLHWIYALLKRKETFLDLAY from the coding sequence ATGAATCCAGTTGTTGGTCTGGATGTAGCAAAAGGAGAGAGCCAAGTTCAGGCATTTTTAGATCAATCTAAACCGTATGGGAAGAGCTTTTCAATGAAGCATATCAAAGAGGAATTAGATCATTTATTAGACTTTTTAAAAGAGATTGAAGTGGTGACAGGGCAGATGCCTATGGTCATTTTAGAATCTACAGGGCATTACCATACTCCTGTTATTCAATACTTGGAGGAACAAGGGATTCTATATATCTTACTAAATCCGATTATTTCTTATCAGGCAAAGAAGACCAGTTTACGAAAGGTAAAAACAGACGCAATCGATGCGTACCAGTTGTGTGTGCTGTATTACAAAGAGGATTTTGAACCTCATAAAATTAGAGGAATTCAGCTTTTAGACCTTCGGAATTTGTCCAGACAACAGGAAATCGTAACGAATATGTATGTGGAAGCTAAACTTCAGTTTCACACCATTTTAGATCAAGTGTTTCCTGAATATCGGAAGGTTTTTGGGGATCTGTATTCGAAGGTTTCTTTATTGATGTTAAAGGAATATCCTACTTCAGAGGCTGTATTAACAGCCGGAGAAAGTAGACTAGCAGAGAGTGTTATAGAGTTCTGTTCTAGCCGATCCGGTCAATGGGCATGGGGAAAAGCAAAAAAAATAATGGACTCCGTATCTCGGAATCCATTTCAAAAAAACGTGTATGAAAGTCACGTAATTAATCTTCGTATGTACATTGAGTTGCTTTTTCATTACCAGGGGCACCTTTCTGATTTGGAAGATCGTATAGTGGCCCTGGCAAATGAACTGGAAGAATATAAGATCATCCAATCGATACCCGGTATCGGTGAAAAAATCAAAGCCACGATTATCTCTGAAATTGGTGAAATCGATCGGTTTAATCATCCGAAAAAACTGGTTGCCTTCGCTGGAGTAGATCCAAGTGTTCACTCATCGGGTAAGTTTACAGCAACCATTAATCGTATGACAAAAAGAGGTTCGAGCAGACTACGTCATTCTCTGTATCTTGCCGTACTATGCGGCATAAGAAGTTCAAGGAACAAAAAGCTTAAAGCATTCTATGATAAGAAAAAATCAGAAGGAAAACCTGCCAAAGTGTCAATCGTTGCCTGTGTGAATAAGTTGCTTCATTGGATTTATGCTTTATTAAAGAGAAAAGAAACGTTCCTAGATTTAGCCTATTAA